A window of Methanosphaera sp. WGK6 genomic DNA:
ATTTAAACAGTATTATGATGGAGGAAAACAATATGAGTAAAAATGCAATAATCACAGGTGGATCAAGAGGATTAGGAAAAGCAATGGCATTAAAACTAGGAGAACTAGGATACAATGTAGCAATCAACTACAGAAGTGATTCCTCAAAAGCACTTACCGAAGAAATAATAGCAGAAATCAAAGATAAATATGGTGTAGAAGCAATTGCAGTACAAGCAGATGTAAGTGAATTTGAAGATTGTAAAAGACTTGTAGATACTGCTGTAAGTGAATTTGGAGAAAACATTGATGCACTAGTAAATAATGCAGGAATCACCAATAACTGTAACTTCATAGATTTAGAACCAGAAAAATATGAAAGTGTTATAAAAACAAACCTCATAAGTATGATGCACATGTGTCACTTAGCATTACCTCATATGGTAGACCATGATAGTGCAATTGTATGTACAGCATCAGTAGGTGGAATGACTGGAGTAATTAACCAAGCAGACTACTGTGCAGCAAAAACAGGAGTAATTGGATTAGTAAGAGCATTAGCATTAGAATTTGCAGGACGTAAAGTACGTGTAAATGCAATAGCTCCTGGAATGATTATGACTGATATGTTACGTGGAGTAAATCAAGATGAATTAAATGCATTAGCTGCAACTATTCCACAAGGAAGAATTGGAGATGCATCTGATATAGCAGGAGCACTTGAATACATACTTAAAGCAGAGTACCTCACCGGACAAACAATATCACCAAATGGTGGATTTGTACTACAATAAGTTTTCAAAAAAAAATTTTACCATTATCACCTTCCTTTTTTTTATTTTAACTAAGTTTATGTACAATTTATTTTTTTATTAAATCATGTCTTGATTTTTCTAGTTTATATTTTATAATTATCCTAATCTTTATATACTTCATAATATATTATAATTACATATATAATTTTAAAATTAATTATATGTATATATAACTATACTAATAGAACACATGGAGAACAAAAGAAAATGAAAAACAAAGAACTATCATTAACACAAGAATGGGATAAAACATTTCCCAAAAAAGAAACAGTACACCATGAAAAAATAACATTTCACAATAGATATGGAATAACACTAGCTGCAGACCAATACATGCCAAAAGAACATGAAGAAAAACTACCAGCAATAGCAATAAGTGGACCTTTCGGAGCAGTAAAAGAACAATCCTCCGGACTATATGCACAAGAATTAGCAGAAAAAGGATTCTTAACAATAGCATTTGACCCATCATTTACTGGTGAAAGTTCAGGACAACCAAGATACATGGCATCTCCTGATATTAACACAGAAGACTTCCAAGCAGCAGTAGATTATCTATCCAATAATGAAAAAGTAGACCCTGAAAGAATAGGAATACTTGGAATATGTGGATGGGGTGGAATGGCATTAAATGCAGCAGCAATAGATACAAGAATAAAAGCCACAATAACCTCAACAATGTATAATATGAGCCGTGTAAATGCTAATGGATACTTTGACTTAGAAGACAGTGAAGAATCAAGATATAATAAAAAAGTGAGTCTTAACAATCAAAGAACAATAGACTATAAAAATAACTCCTATCAACGTGCAGGAGGAGTAGTGGACCCCCTACCAGAAGATGCACCTGAATTTGTAAAAGACTATTATAATTATTATAAAACAGAAAGAGGATACCATGAAAGATCACTTAATTCTAATGATGGATGGAACACTACTGGTACAATGTCCTTTATAAATCAACCAATTCTTGAATATAGTAACGAAATTCGCTCACCAGTACTTATGATTCATGGAGAAAAAGCACATTCATGTTATTTTAGTAAAGATGAATTTAAAAAACTAACAGGAGATAATAAAGAATTATTAATTATTCCAGATGCTGTACATACAGACTTATATGACAACATGGATATCATACCATTTGATAAAATAGAAGAATTCTATAATAAAAATTTATAGATATTTCATCCTTACTTTTTTTAAGTAACAGCTATTCTATAAATTCTTACTCATTAAATCAAAGAAATCAATACAATTATCAGGATTTACCTTACGTAATGTATGATAACATGATGGACAATAAGTTATAACCTTATCACCACTAAGAGTATCTATAGCCATCTTCCTAGTTAAATTCTTACTACCTGCCTTCATACCTGCACCGAAACCACAACAAGAATTAGCACGTCTTTTCGGAACATTTCCTATAATACTTCTAATTTGATTACTTCTTTCAAGTGCATGACAGGGGTCATGAATAACATGACCTGTACCATCAATAAATTCATCATTAAATAAATCCATTGCAAAGATTACTTCAATATCAAACTCTGGATTATCAGTGTAGTGCTGTGTAAATGATTCATAGCAGCCTGGACAAATTGTTATAATCTTTTTAACACCATGCTTTTTAAACTTCTTAATATTTTCATGAACAACTTTTTCTCCTGTTTTATAATCATCTAATTCAAATAACATTACACCACAACAACTTTCATCAGATAATACACTATACTTAATATTCTTCTTATCAAGACATCTTGTAACAAAGTCAACAAGTTCTATTTCACGAAATCTTGCAGTACAACCACGATGAAGAATAACTTCATGAATTTCACCATCATCCACATATGTCATATCAGCACCATAAGTATTCTTCTTCTCTAGAATATTATTTCTAATCTTATCAGCATAACTCATAAAAAACACACCACTACATATATATTATATAACTATTTTATAACCATTTCTCCTATTATCTCTTCGTCTAGAATCAAAGGCAACTAAATCATAAACAACAGGATCTCTTATTAAAATCTTCCACACATCATAAGTTCTTTTAACAAAACTATCTTCCAACTTAATATTCTTCTCAATAATAGGACATTCATATGGCATCTCATGTTTATCAAGAATTAAATGAAAAACACCATCACTTGAAATGTGAGGAATCAATGGAAAAGTTCTACACTGAATAGGCCTAATTTCACGCTCACAACGAGGAGGATTAACACATTCCACAACAAAAACATCATCAGTCCATGAATGAGGATAATCAATATCCCTAGAATCAATAGCATACAAATTAAAACTATCACTATCCTCATACATCAACTCCTCACCAGGTAAAAGATAAAGAGCAACCTTCTCATCAGAACAATCATCATCATAAACACAACAAATCTCACCACACAAAGTACCACAATCAAAACCAACAGGTGATACCTCATCAAGCATGTCATAAATCTTCTGAATACTTCTCTTCATTTCCTCAGCACTAATCTCCATAAAAACAAGACTCCTAAATTATATAAATCTATATAAAACTCTATAAATTATAATATTAGTATATTTTCCACGATTAATTATAACAACTGTTTAAAAAAAATTATTACTATTAAATAAAGTTTATTATAATAGATAGTCCTAATATATTATTATGATTAAAATTAATTTTATTTTTTAATTAGTTTACAAGATTATTTTTTTTTATTTTCAGAGTATCCATTAAAAATAAATTTATTCATGTAAACTTTTATTTATTCTAGAGTATTGACCAAAAGTCATAAATATAATACTATTTACCTTTTTAAAGTTCATTTTAAAATGTGAACTAGCTAAAATAGAGAAAATACAATATTTAATCAGATTATTATTACTTATTACATTCAAAAAAAGTAGTTTTGGTCGATCATCTCTATAATTGAAGTAATATTAACATGTATCAAAAGTTAATTTGAATTTTGAGGAACACATTTTAAAATCAATGAAATTAGTCTATATTAAAATAATTAACTAATTAAATTAATGTTTAATCTATTTAAATAAACTTTTCGAGGTGAATTTTTATTAAAAAAAATATATCTTTTATACTATTTACTGTTATCATGTTTACTATGCTATCTGTTAGCTATGCTGAAGATAGTAGTAATTTATATGATAATACATTAGATGAAGAATTTAATGAAGATACAATAGACTCCGATATTCCTATTGATAAAACAGATTTTTCTTCAATAATATATACGTTAGATAATAATGACAATCAATATGATGATTTAGAACAAAGTGAAAATATACTTGAAGATGAAGTTCAAATAGATAATGTTGCAACTACAACCAGTACTTCTTCAAATACACCTAAAGTAACAGTTAATAATATTACTGAAATTAGAGATAATTTTTTAAATATTACTATGAGTAGTAATGTTAATGGAATTATTTATTATACACGCAATGGTTCTATGCCAAATAGTAATAGTAAAATATATACTAATGGTCAAATATTAAAAATCAGTGTTAAAACTCAGATAAATGCAATTGTTATTACAAATAATGGTGTAATATCAAGTGTTACTCATTACCAAGCAGAACAAATAATAACACCTCCTGTATCTGTAGTAGTTCCACTTACCGATCTTGTTGATGGAAAACAAACTATCACATTTAGTACTAATTGGAATAATACAACTACTTATTATACAACAGATGGGAGTAATCCTAAAAAAAGTAATACAACTAAAGTATACAATAACAAATCATTTAGTCTAAGTAAATATTCAATTCTGAAATATTATACTAAAGATAATAGGGAAGGTTATCCATCTGCAGTATATAATTATACTACTCCTAGTTATTCTGGTGAGAGACCAACACTTACTATATATAATACAACACGTATGTATTCAAATAATGTTCAACGAGTCATGATTCAAAGTAATCAACCAACAACAATTGAATATTATCGGTATTGGGGTAAAAACAAAGTAATTCATAAAAAATATGTTGGAGAAATTGAAACAACAAAGAATTCACAATTAATAGTAACAGGAAAACATAAACAAACAAAAGAAATGGCCTCATCAATTGAATATATGCCTACTAAAGGTGCCCGTACAATAATGAATTATACATATACACTAGGAATACCTTACCAAAATGGAACTGTTTATATTAATAGAACTGATGGAATACGTCTTAATAATGCATATTCATTATTTAAATCAGGAGAGGGTATATTATATAATAATAGAACACAAAATGTAACAATATCAAAAAATATGGCAATAACAGAACCAGGATTATTAGTATATACAGATAATAATCTTAATACATTATACATTAAATACTATGGATATGTATATGGTGATGTAAATCAAGTATCTGTAATATCTACAACAGATTTATTGGATGATTTCAGTTTACCAACTTCTTTTTATGTTGTAGTAAATGGTAAAATTCAAAATATGACTCATATTATATTAAATGAAATGAAATATTTATCATCAAAAACACCAATTACAACATCATTTACAAGTAACTTCTTAAATTATACATTAGATAAAAAAGATTACTTAAATCCATATTTTACTGATGATACTATGATACCATTCCAAACACTACAATCATACGTTTTAACTAATAGAATAATAACTAAAACAGATATGATTCAATGGATGGCAAAAAATACAACATATAATACAACTCTCCTCAAGTCAACATATGGAACATTTCTAACTGGATTAACTACATTATACTTGAACGATGAAGTAT
This region includes:
- a CDS encoding chitobiase/beta-hexosaminidase C-terminal domain-containing protein, which translates into the protein MLSVSYAEDSSNLYDNTLDEEFNEDTIDSDIPIDKTDFSSIIYTLDNNDNQYDDLEQSENILEDEVQIDNVATTTSTSSNTPKVTVNNITEIRDNFLNITMSSNVNGIIYYTRNGSMPNSNSKIYTNGQILKISVKTQINAIVITNNGVISSVTHYQAEQIITPPVSVVVPLTDLVDGKQTITFSTNWNNTTTYYTTDGSNPKKSNTTKVYNNKSFSLSKYSILKYYTKDNREGYPSAVYNYTTPSYSGERPTLTIYNTTRMYSNNVQRVMIQSNQPTTIEYYRYWGKNKVIHKKYVGEIETTKNSQLIVTGKHKQTKEMASSIEYMPTKGARTIMNYTYTLGIPYQNGTVYINRTDGIRLNNAYSLFKSGEGILYNNRTQNVTISKNMAITEPGLLVYTDNNLNTLYIKYYGYVYGDVNQVSVISTTDLLDDFSLPTSFYVVVNGKIQNMTHIILNEMKYLSSKTPITTSFTSNFLNYTLDKKDYLNPYFTDDTMIPFQTLQSYVLTNRIITKTDMIQWMAKNTTYNTTLLKSTYGTFLTGLTTLYLNDEVSKYYGKHTNITFTRGQDTQVLIGVNSRGRTYSNIYDPTVGIVLTNQPNINQTITFRFITTTMLVEWERQAIRLSGQNVSSSSYLFYKDINLEQNNIKIILDEENGILTIEPISNATYYITIDLETGITKIIMNTEEEDLIKGTLSFENQGYCYHEDRSNILNDYLNQFFGFLNSDISHQIFQDIEGMIGSGAISAGMLVALLGVSGGSILAPVLIVGGVGTCLHSVGVNNLHKFSNLYYWAEAAPSLISGFAVMPEIRAVSGAAKLVKIGHMSTYGTKYAVTIGMGSAVTSADSLIIEKYEDDIITEPLKKFLRFINVPGEEELEAEN
- a CDS encoding alpha/beta hydrolase produces the protein MKNKELSLTQEWDKTFPKKETVHHEKITFHNRYGITLAADQYMPKEHEEKLPAIAISGPFGAVKEQSSGLYAQELAEKGFLTIAFDPSFTGESSGQPRYMASPDINTEDFQAAVDYLSNNEKVDPERIGILGICGWGGMALNAAAIDTRIKATITSTMYNMSRVNANGYFDLEDSEESRYNKKVSLNNQRTIDYKNNSYQRAGGVVDPLPEDAPEFVKDYYNYYKTERGYHERSLNSNDGWNTTGTMSFINQPILEYSNEIRSPVLMIHGEKAHSCYFSKDEFKKLTGDNKELLIIPDAVHTDLYDNMDIIPFDKIEEFYNKNL
- a CDS encoding (Fe-S)-binding protein, which produces MSYADKIRNNILEKKNTYGADMTYVDDGEIHEVILHRGCTARFREIELVDFVTRCLDKKNIKYSVLSDESCCGVMLFELDDYKTGEKVVHENIKKFKKHGVKKIITICPGCYESFTQHYTDNPEFDIEVIFAMDLFNDEFIDGTGHVIHDPCHALERSNQIRSIIGNVPKRRANSCCGFGAGMKAGSKNLTRKMAIDTLSGDKVITYCPSCYHTLRKVNPDNCIDFFDLMSKNL
- a CDS encoding 3-oxoacyl-ACP reductase family protein is translated as MSKNAIITGGSRGLGKAMALKLGELGYNVAINYRSDSSKALTEEIIAEIKDKYGVEAIAVQADVSEFEDCKRLVDTAVSEFGENIDALVNNAGITNNCNFIDLEPEKYESVIKTNLISMMHMCHLALPHMVDHDSAIVCTASVGGMTGVINQADYCAAKTGVIGLVRALALEFAGRKVRVNAIAPGMIMTDMLRGVNQDELNALAATIPQGRIGDASDIAGALEYILKAEYLTGQTISPNGGFVLQ